In a single window of the Leptospira sanjuanensis genome:
- a CDS encoding fumarate reductase/succinate dehydrogenase flavoprotein subunit produces MSLDSKIPNGPIEKKWSNHKADIKLVNPANKRKFNIIVVGSGLAGASASATLAELGYNVKTFCFQDSPRRAHSIAAQGGINAAKNYQNDGDSVHRLFYDTVKGGDFRAREANVHRLAEVSVNIIDQCVAQGVPFAREYGGHLSNRSFGGAQVSRTFYAKGQTGQQLLLGAYSALSRQIGLGAVKMYPRTEMVELIVVDGHAKGIVVRDLVTGKLSTHMADAVVLGTGGYGNVFFLSTNAKGCNVTATWKAHKKGAFFANPCYTQIHPTCIPVSGDHQSKLTLMSESLRNDGRIWVPKNKGDKRNPADIPESERDYYLERKYPSYGNLSPRDIASRAAKEACDAGLGVGESGQGVYLDFADAIRRLGEPKIRDRYENLFQMYEQITGENPYKQPMRIYPAVHYTMGGLWVDYNLMSNLPGLFVIGEANFSDHGANRLGASALMQGLADGYFILPYTIGNYLAGAGFNSRPSEDHPEAKKALSDAEETTKKLLSINGKRTVDSFHRQLGKLMWDKCGMARNDKGLREALAEIPKIREEFWQNVNVPGSGAELNQSLEKAGRVADFLEFGELLCLDALTREESCGGHFREEYQEEGEAKRNDDKFCHATAWEFNGVGKKPTEHREKLEFENVHLATRSYK; encoded by the coding sequence ATGAGTTTAGATTCTAAAATTCCCAACGGCCCGATTGAGAAAAAATGGTCCAATCATAAGGCCGACATCAAGCTGGTAAACCCGGCCAACAAAAGAAAATTCAACATCATCGTAGTCGGTTCCGGTCTCGCAGGAGCTTCCGCTTCCGCGACACTCGCAGAACTCGGTTACAATGTAAAAACCTTCTGCTTTCAAGACAGCCCTCGTAGAGCGCACAGTATCGCGGCTCAGGGCGGGATCAACGCGGCGAAGAATTATCAGAACGACGGGGACTCCGTTCATCGTCTGTTCTACGACACAGTAAAAGGCGGGGACTTCCGTGCAAGAGAAGCGAATGTTCACCGTTTGGCGGAAGTTTCCGTAAACATCATCGATCAGTGTGTGGCGCAAGGAGTTCCTTTCGCGAGAGAATACGGAGGACATCTTTCCAACCGTTCTTTCGGCGGGGCGCAAGTTTCCAGAACCTTCTACGCAAAAGGTCAAACCGGACAACAACTTCTTTTAGGAGCGTATTCCGCGCTTTCCCGTCAGATCGGACTCGGCGCAGTGAAGATGTATCCAAGAACCGAGATGGTAGAATTGATCGTAGTAGACGGTCACGCAAAAGGAATCGTGGTTCGCGATCTCGTAACGGGAAAACTTTCCACTCATATGGCCGACGCGGTCGTTCTCGGAACCGGCGGATACGGAAACGTATTCTTCCTTTCCACAAACGCGAAAGGTTGTAACGTAACAGCGACTTGGAAGGCTCACAAAAAAGGCGCCTTCTTCGCGAACCCTTGTTATACGCAAATTCACCCGACTTGTATTCCTGTTTCGGGAGATCATCAATCCAAACTCACTCTGATGTCCGAGTCTCTCCGAAATGACGGAAGAATCTGGGTTCCCAAAAACAAAGGCGACAAACGCAATCCCGCGGACATTCCCGAAAGTGAAAGAGACTACTACCTCGAAAGAAAGTATCCGAGTTACGGAAACCTTTCTCCTCGCGACATCGCTTCTCGCGCGGCAAAAGAAGCCTGCGACGCGGGACTGGGCGTGGGAGAATCCGGTCAGGGCGTGTATCTCGACTTTGCGGACGCGATTCGTCGTCTCGGCGAACCGAAAATTCGCGACCGTTACGAAAATCTCTTCCAGATGTATGAGCAAATCACCGGTGAAAACCCATACAAACAACCGATGAGAATTTATCCTGCAGTTCACTACACCATGGGCGGTCTTTGGGTGGATTACAACCTGATGAGCAACCTCCCCGGTCTTTTCGTAATCGGCGAAGCGAACTTCTCCGATCACGGAGCGAACCGTCTCGGAGCTTCGGCTCTGATGCAAGGTCTTGCGGACGGATACTTCATTCTTCCTTATACGATCGGAAACTATCTCGCAGGAGCGGGGTTCAACTCTCGTCCGAGCGAAGATCATCCGGAAGCGAAGAAGGCTCTTTCCGATGCGGAAGAAACTACGAAAAAACTTCTTTCCATCAACGGAAAAAGAACCGTGGATTCTTTCCATAGACAACTCGGTAAACTGATGTGGGACAAGTGCGGAATGGCGCGTAACGACAAAGGTTTGAGAGAAGCGTTAGCCGAAATTCCTAAGATCCGTGAAGAATTCTGGCAGAACGTAAACGTTCCCGGAAGCGGCGCGGAACTCAACCAATCTCTTGAAAAAGCGGGAAGAGTCGCTGACTTCTTGGAATTCGGAGAACTGCTCTGCCTCGACGCACTCACAAGGGAAGAATCCTGCGGAGGTCACTTCCGCGAAGAATACCAAGAAGAAGGAGAAGCGAAACGAAACGACGATAAGTTCTGTCACGCTACCGCTTGGGAATTCAACGGAGTCGGTAAAAAACCAACCGAACACAGGGAAAAACTGGAGTTCGAAAACGTTCACCTCGCTACAAGGAGTTATAAATAA
- a CDS encoding succinate dehydrogenase/fumarate reductase iron-sulfur subunit, with the protein MDLKLKVWRQKSGEEKGKIVDYDAKDISPNMSFLEMLDVVNEELITKGDDPIAFEHDCREGICGSCNLMINGQAHGPHQGVTSCQLHMRSFKDGDTVYVEPWRAKAFPVIKDLVVDRSAFDRIIQSGGFISINTGGAPDANALPIPKVDADVAMDAATCIGCGACVASCKNASAMLFVSAKITHLGLLPQGKVEQKERVKKMINAMDAEGFGNCTNQYECEAVCPKSIKRDFIRTMNRDYILS; encoded by the coding sequence ATGGATCTGAAACTCAAAGTCTGGAGACAAAAGAGCGGAGAAGAAAAGGGAAAGATCGTAGACTACGACGCAAAAGATATTTCCCCGAACATGTCCTTTTTGGAAATGCTCGACGTGGTCAACGAAGAACTCATCACAAAGGGAGACGATCCGATCGCTTTCGAACACGATTGTCGCGAGGGAATCTGCGGTTCCTGCAACCTGATGATCAACGGACAAGCGCACGGACCGCACCAAGGTGTGACTTCCTGCCAGTTGCACATGCGTTCCTTCAAAGACGGTGACACCGTTTACGTGGAACCGTGGAGAGCCAAGGCTTTCCCAGTCATCAAGGATCTCGTCGTGGATAGAAGCGCGTTTGATCGAATCATCCAATCCGGCGGATTTATCAGCATCAACACCGGCGGGGCTCCCGACGCAAACGCATTACCGATTCCTAAAGTGGATGCGGACGTTGCGATGGACGCCGCGACTTGTATCGGTTGCGGAGCCTGCGTCGCTTCCTGCAAAAACGCGAGCGCAATGTTGTTCGTTTCCGCGAAGATCACTCACCTCGGCTTGTTACCGCAAGGAAAAGTGGAACAAAAAGAGCGCGTGAAAAAAATGATCAACGCGATGGATGCGGAAGGTTTCGGAAACTGCACGAACCAATACGAGTGCGAAGCGGTTTGCCCGAAATCGATTAAGAGAGATTTTATCCGGACGATGAATCGGGATTATATTCTTTCTTAA
- a CDS encoding nuclear transport factor 2 family protein — MNKYNQIVETYLKLLSEFVVEKEEFKTILHPEIQQIEYPNALTKTVTVSNWEDIFRRMPAGKNLLKRQVFRMQSYLENGDTVVVEAEWEATVKTDLGPFKTDQNLKAYFCMIFEFKENKIYRQKNYDCFEPFV; from the coding sequence ATGAACAAATACAATCAAATCGTAGAAACGTATTTAAAACTGTTATCCGAATTCGTAGTCGAAAAAGAAGAATTCAAAACGATACTCCATCCGGAAATTCAACAAATCGAATATCCGAACGCACTCACAAAGACCGTCACAGTCAGCAACTGGGAGGACATATTTCGAAGAATGCCCGCGGGAAAAAATCTGTTAAAACGGCAAGTCTTTCGGATGCAGAGTTATCTCGAAAACGGAGATACGGTTGTCGTCGAAGCGGAATGGGAAGCAACGGTTAAGACCGACCTTGGTCCATTCAAAACGGATCAGAATCTAAAGGCATATTTCTGTATGATTTTCGAATTTAAGGAGAATAAGATCTATCGTCAGAAGAATTACGATTGTTTCGAGCCGTTTGTTTAA
- a CDS encoding 1-aminocyclopropane-1-carboxylate deaminase codes for MDANPSATLSVLRDDRLAFGIGTKARKFLGIHATLRTQNIRSVLLQGELHGNALAGFAFLFLSFGYRVRSIGYTRDPKRASANSILTKRHSHSLELFSSRTEWMQRISRLSEEMSVVTLDSYRFTNHTSVKDGIPTINPVSAQEFPDPDFSGSILIPEYGLCRAALEGIDSLWEKIQISEYDRIVIDVGSGSTYLSALRFFQNRIPVHGIAIGLPKSKLLYWLEEKKRLLGLEWLRIDDERILEPDGSLGFGAEDMQILEYSKSFYQRTGVPVEPIYSARTLSATETRIRSGEWSGRTLYIHQGGLLNFLDPFAETFRFGFSQSQKFSDQ; via the coding sequence ATGGATGCGAATCCGTCCGCAACCTTATCCGTCCTTCGCGACGATCGCCTTGCATTCGGCATAGGAACAAAAGCCAGAAAGTTTCTTGGAATTCACGCGACTCTCCGAACCCAAAATATTCGATCGGTTTTGTTACAAGGGGAACTTCACGGCAACGCGTTGGCTGGGTTTGCGTTTCTATTCCTTAGCTTCGGATATCGGGTCCGGTCGATCGGCTACACGCGCGATCCGAAACGGGCGAGCGCCAATTCGATTTTGACAAAACGTCATTCTCATTCTTTGGAACTGTTTTCTTCGCGCACCGAATGGATGCAAAGAATTTCGCGGCTTTCAGAGGAAATGTCCGTCGTCACACTCGATTCCTATCGTTTTACGAATCACACATCCGTCAAAGATGGAATTCCTACGATCAATCCGGTTTCGGCGCAAGAATTTCCCGATCCCGATTTTTCGGGATCCATCCTCATCCCTGAATACGGATTGTGCCGCGCCGCTTTGGAAGGGATCGATTCCCTTTGGGAAAAAATTCAGATTTCTGAGTACGATCGAATTGTGATCGACGTCGGTTCCGGTTCGACGTATTTATCGGCGCTTCGGTTTTTTCAAAATCGAATTCCGGTCCACGGAATCGCCATCGGACTTCCTAAATCGAAGTTATTGTATTGGCTTGAGGAGAAAAAGAGGCTTCTCGGGTTGGAATGGTTACGAATTGACGACGAACGAATCTTGGAACCGGACGGAAGTTTGGGTTTTGGGGCAGAAGATATGCAAATTTTAGAATATTCTAAATCCTTTTACCAACGAACGGGTGTTCCCGTAGAACCGATTTATTCCGCGCGAACCCTGTCCGCGACCGAAACGAGAATCCGTTCGGGCGAGTGGAGCGGACGAACGCTTTATATTCACCAGGGCGGTCTTTTGAATTTTTTAGATCCGTTTGCCGAAACGTTTCGATTCGGATTTTCGCAATCGCAAAAATTTTCCGATCAGTAA
- the lepA gene encoding translation elongation factor 4 codes for MTDKQKFIRNFSIIAHIDHGKSTLADRLLEIGQVTNDRTKKDQILDSMDIERERGITIKANNATFDYLADDGNTYIMNLLDTPGHVDFTYEVSRSLKACEGVLLIVDASQGVEAQTLANLYLAMEQDLEILPVMNKIDLPAADVEKTKVQIEESLGLDSEKAVAISAKTGLNVKAVLEAITKEIPAPKGDPNGPLKALVYDSYFDPYMGVVIKIRVFDGSIKKGDRILMMSTGKDFTVNEVGINRITLTPKESLGAGEVGYIIAGIKKVSDAKTGDTVTLFSNPTKESIPGYKEAKPMVFAGLFPINGEQFDELVDAIEKLKLNDAALVFEKESSVALGFGFRVGYLGLLHMEIVQERLEREFNLDLITTAPSVKYIIRSKNGEVEEIDNPSRFPDPITIESTEEPYVKATVITPNEYVGNIMALAMDKRGIQLDTVYLTQDKVQLTYELPLAELIFEFYDKLKSFTRGYASLDYEPSGYKTSQLVKMDILVNGEPVDALSMIVHRTKAEQRGREIIEKLKDLIPRHQFMIPIQAAVGGKILARESISALRKNVTAKCYGGDITRKKKLLEKQKEGKKRMKQIGNVEIPQEAFLAVLKTGN; via the coding sequence ATGACTGATAAACAGAAATTCATCCGTAACTTTTCCATCATCGCGCATATCGACCACGGTAAGTCCACCTTGGCGGACAGACTTTTGGAGATCGGTCAAGTTACGAACGATCGAACCAAAAAAGATCAGATTTTGGATTCGATGGATATCGAGCGGGAGAGAGGGATCACGATCAAGGCCAACAACGCTACCTTTGATTATCTCGCCGACGACGGCAATACATACATCATGAATCTTCTGGATACTCCGGGGCACGTGGATTTCACATACGAAGTTTCACGTTCTCTCAAAGCCTGCGAGGGAGTTCTTCTGATTGTAGACGCGAGTCAAGGCGTGGAAGCCCAGACTTTGGCGAACCTTTATCTTGCCATGGAGCAGGATCTGGAAATTCTTCCGGTGATGAACAAGATCGATCTTCCTGCGGCGGATGTTGAAAAAACCAAGGTTCAAATCGAAGAGAGTTTGGGGCTCGACTCGGAAAAAGCCGTCGCGATTTCCGCAAAGACCGGTCTGAATGTGAAGGCGGTTTTAGAAGCGATCACAAAAGAAATTCCGGCTCCGAAAGGAGATCCAAACGGACCTCTCAAAGCTCTCGTTTATGATTCTTACTTTGATCCGTATATGGGAGTCGTGATTAAGATCCGCGTGTTTGACGGTTCGATCAAAAAGGGCGACCGGATTTTGATGATGAGCACGGGCAAAGACTTCACGGTAAACGAGGTCGGAATCAACAGAATCACCTTAACTCCGAAAGAAAGTTTGGGCGCGGGGGAAGTGGGATATATCATCGCCGGAATCAAAAAAGTTTCCGATGCAAAGACGGGTGATACCGTTACGTTATTTTCCAATCCGACGAAAGAATCCATTCCCGGTTATAAGGAAGCGAAGCCGATGGTATTCGCGGGATTGTTTCCGATCAACGGAGAACAATTCGACGAACTCGTGGACGCGATCGAAAAACTCAAGTTAAACGATGCGGCTCTCGTGTTTGAAAAAGAAAGTTCCGTCGCGCTCGGATTCGGCTTTCGCGTCGGCTACCTCGGACTTTTACACATGGAGATCGTGCAAGAACGATTGGAACGGGAATTCAATCTCGATCTCATCACGACCGCCCCTTCGGTAAAATACATCATTCGAAGCAAAAACGGAGAAGTGGAGGAGATCGACAACCCTTCCCGCTTTCCCGACCCGATCACGATCGAATCCACGGAAGAGCCGTATGTGAAAGCGACCGTCATCACCCCGAACGAATACGTGGGGAACATCATGGCTCTCGCGATGGATAAACGGGGGATTCAGTTGGATACGGTGTATCTGACACAGGATAAGGTTCAGCTTACGTACGAACTTCCTCTTGCCGAACTTATTTTCGAATTTTATGATAAGCTAAAGTCTTTTACGCGCGGCTACGCATCTCTCGACTACGAACCCTCCGGTTATAAGACGTCACAACTCGTGAAGATGGACATCCTCGTGAACGGAGAACCCGTCGACGCCCTTTCTATGATCGTTCACAGAACGAAGGCGGAACAAAGAGGAAGGGAAATTATCGAAAAACTGAAGGATCTGATTCCGAGACATCAGTTTATGATTCCGATCCAAGCGGCCGTGGGAGGAAAGATTCTCGCCCGAGAAAGCATTTCCGCGCTCCGTAAAAACGTAACAGCGAAGTGTTACGGTGGGGACATCACTCGTAAAAAGAAACTCTTAGAGAAACAGAAAGAAGGGAAAAAGCGGATGAAGCAGATCGGGAACGTGGAAATCCCGCAAGAAGCCTTTTTGGCGGTTTTGAAAACGGGGAACTGA
- a CDS encoding DUF6989 domain-containing protein has product MKLSEKHALVFHILFFALSIPILFFPGSVSSGWRMFALVLGYNVGILLFARIWAHERWTDLWLFLFPLSCLQIFPDWFLSQVLGVVEFPADGFAKIGTVSGYMAGLWVIPLFVSTFVSVRFRKRFPDAPALQSYLLGGLIAFVVFLVSEEVSYLIPVWFAKNVWMVDHVAVYVLAPEFILAVFACYAYHVCAYSSLPEKILWAFLTMFVYLGALGFFFLLFEGSTKLVPAGV; this is encoded by the coding sequence ATGAAACTTTCCGAAAAACACGCTCTTGTATTTCATATTCTATTTTTTGCACTTAGTATTCCCATCTTGTTCTTTCCCGGAAGCGTTTCCAGCGGTTGGAGAATGTTCGCGCTTGTTTTGGGCTACAACGTGGGAATCCTTTTGTTCGCGAGAATCTGGGCGCACGAACGTTGGACCGATCTTTGGTTATTTCTTTTTCCTTTGAGTTGTCTTCAGATTTTTCCGGATTGGTTTTTATCCCAGGTTCTCGGAGTCGTCGAATTTCCCGCGGATGGGTTTGCGAAAATCGGAACGGTTTCCGGTTATATGGCGGGGCTTTGGGTGATTCCGTTGTTCGTATCTACATTCGTTTCCGTTCGATTTCGCAAACGTTTTCCCGATGCACCGGCACTTCAAAGTTATCTGTTAGGCGGTTTGATCGCTTTCGTTGTCTTTTTAGTTTCGGAAGAAGTTTCGTATTTGATTCCGGTTTGGTTTGCGAAGAACGTTTGGATGGTCGATCACGTGGCGGTTTACGTTTTGGCGCCGGAATTCATTCTTGCGGTCTTCGCTTGTTATGCATATCACGTTTGCGCGTATTCTTCCTTACCCGAAAAAATCCTTTGGGCGTTTTTGACGATGTTCGTCTATCTAGGGGCTTTGGGATTTTTCTTTCTTTTATTCGAAGGGAGCACGAAGCTCGTTCCGGCCGGCGTTTGA
- the eno gene encoding phosphopyruvate hydratase — MSHNSQIQKIHAREIIDSRGNPTVEVDVTLADGSFGRAAVPSGASTGEYEAVELRDGDKHRYLGKGVLKAVEHVNIKIQEVLKGEDGLDQNRIDQLMLDADGTKNKGKLGANAILGTSLAVARAAAAHSKLPLYRYIGGNFARELPVPMMNIINGGAHADNNVDFQEFMILPVGAKSFREGLRMGAEVFHSLKAVLKSKNLNTAVGDEGGFAPDLTSNVEAIEVILQAIEKAGYKPEKDVLLGLDAASSEFYDKSKKKYVLGAENNKEFSSAELVDYYANLVSKYPIITIEDGLDENDWEGWKLLSDKIGKKVQLVGDDLFVTNIEKLSQGIASGVGNSILIKVNQIGSLSETLASIEMAKKAKYTNVVSHRSGETEDVTISHIAVATNAGQIKTGSLSRTDRIAKYNELLRIEEELGKSAVYKGRDTFYNL, encoded by the coding sequence ATGTCTCATAACTCTCAAATTCAGAAAATTCACGCTCGGGAAATTATCGATTCCCGTGGAAATCCGACCGTTGAGGTGGATGTAACTCTTGCAGACGGTTCTTTTGGTAGAGCCGCGGTTCCTTCCGGCGCATCAACCGGCGAATACGAAGCTGTGGAACTCAGAGACGGGGACAAACACCGTTATCTGGGAAAAGGCGTTCTCAAAGCGGTCGAACACGTAAATATAAAAATTCAGGAAGTACTTAAGGGGGAAGACGGACTCGATCAAAATCGAATCGACCAACTCATGCTCGACGCGGACGGAACGAAGAACAAGGGAAAACTCGGAGCCAATGCCATTCTCGGAACTTCCCTCGCGGTTGCCAGAGCGGCAGCGGCCCATTCCAAACTTCCGCTTTACCGTTATATCGGCGGGAACTTTGCCCGTGAACTTCCGGTTCCGATGATGAACATCATCAACGGCGGGGCGCACGCGGACAACAACGTGGACTTTCAGGAATTTATGATTCTTCCCGTGGGAGCGAAAAGTTTCCGGGAAGGACTCCGCATGGGAGCGGAAGTATTCCATTCTTTGAAAGCGGTTCTTAAAAGTAAGAATTTAAACACCGCGGTCGGCGACGAAGGCGGATTTGCCCCGGACCTAACCAGCAACGTGGAAGCGATCGAAGTCATTCTCCAAGCGATCGAAAAAGCCGGATACAAGCCCGAAAAAGACGTTTTATTGGGACTCGACGCGGCTTCTTCCGAGTTTTACGACAAAAGCAAAAAGAAATACGTACTCGGTGCCGAAAATAATAAGGAATTCTCCAGCGCGGAGCTCGTGGATTATTATGCGAACTTGGTTTCCAAGTATCCGATCATCACCATCGAGGACGGCTTGGATGAAAACGATTGGGAAGGTTGGAAACTTCTTTCCGATAAGATCGGTAAGAAAGTTCAGCTGGTAGGAGACGATCTTTTTGTGACGAACATCGAGAAACTCTCCCAAGGAATTGCTTCCGGAGTCGGAAATTCGATTTTGATCAAAGTAAATCAGATCGGTTCGCTTTCGGAAACTCTCGCTTCCATCGAAATGGCGAAAAAAGCGAAGTACACGAACGTCGTGAGCCATCGAAGCGGAGAAACCGAAGACGTTACGATCTCTCATATCGCGGTTGCGACGAACGCGGGTCAGATCAAAACGGGTTCGCTTTCCAGAACGGATCGAATCGCGAAATACAACGAGCTTCTCCGTATCGAAGAAGAAC